A single genomic interval of Hevea brasiliensis isolate MT/VB/25A 57/8 chromosome 4, ASM3005281v1, whole genome shotgun sequence harbors:
- the LOC110664828 gene encoding pyruvate, phosphate dikinase, chloroplastic isoform X3 has protein sequence MSSAMRGIFIRTARDFGNNQSLLKKNYVDQSDLLFRANRSILRFSNEFANSKSNRFFDQPLQGRIRAQVLTPVSDPTAPTTKKRVFTFGKGRSEGNKSMKSLLGGKGANLAEMASIGLSVPPGLTISTEACQEYQQKGKKLPEGLWEEILEGLQSVEEDMGASLGDPSKPLLLSVRSGAAISMPGMMDTVLNLGLNDEVAAALSSKSGERFAYDSYRRFLDMFGDVVMGIPHSSFEEKLEKMRDAKGVKLDTDLTAHDLKELVEQYKNVYLEATGEEFPSDPKKQLQLAVEAVFDSWDSPRAIKYRSINQITGLKGTAVNIQCMVFGNMGNTSGTGVLFTRNPSTGEKKLYGEFLINAQGEDVVAGIRTPEDLCTMKNCMPEAYKELVENCEILERHYKDMMDIEFTVQENRLWMLQCRSGKRTGKGAVKIAVEMVNEGLVDSHSAIKMVEPQHLDQLLHPQFEDPSAYKDKVIATGLPASPGAAVGQIVFSADDAEAWHAQGKSVILVRMETSPEDVGGMHAATGILTARGGMTSHAAVVARGWGKCCVSGCSDIRVNDSEKVVVVGDMVINEGEWISLNGSTGEVILGKQPLSPPALSGDLETFMCWADEIRRIKVMANADTPEDALTARNNGAQGIGLCRTEHMFFASDERIKAVRKMIMAVTPEQRKAALDILLPYQRSDFEGIFRAMDGLPVTIRLLDPPLHEFLPEGDLEQIVRELTIETGMTEDEVLSRIEKLSEVNPMLGFRGCRLGLSYPELTEMQARAIFQAAVLMSNQGVTVLPEIMVPLIGTSQELGHQVTLIRSIANKVFSEMGVTLSYKVGTMIEIPRAALVADEIAKIAEFFSFGTNDLTQMTFGYSRDDVGKFLPIYLSKGILQSDPFEVLDQKGVGQLIKMATEKGRAARPSLKVGICGEHGGEPSSVAFFAEAGLDYVSCSPFRVPIARLAAAQVVV, from the exons ATGTCGTCGGCGATGAGAGGAATATTTATCAGGACGGCGCGGGATTTTGGTAATAATCAGAGCTTATTGAAGAAGAATTATGTGGATCAGAGTGATCTTCTTTTTCGAGCAAACCGTTCGATTTTGCGCTTTTCTAATGAGTTCGCAAATTCCAAGAGCAACAGATTCTTCGACCAACCTTTACAAGGTAGAATCCGAGCACAAGTTCTCACTCCGGTATCGGACCCGACAGCACCGACGACCAAAAAG CGAGTATTTACTTTTGGCAAAGGAAGGAGCGAAGGCAACAAGAGCATGAAGTCCTTG TTGGGAGGGAAGGGAGCAAACCTAGCAGAGATGGCAAGCATTGGGTTATCAGTGCCACCTGGACTTACCATATCAACAGAAGCATGCCAAGAATATCAGCAGAAAGGGAAAAAATTGCCAGAAGGTTTGTGGGAGGAGATATTGGAAGGTTTGCAGAGTGTTGAAGAAGACATGGGAGCTAGCCTTGGTGACCCTTCTAAGCCTCTGCTCCTCTCTGTTCGCTCTGGTGCAGCG ATCTCTATGCCTGGCATGATGGACACTGTCCTTAATCTTGGATTAAATGATGAAGTGGCTGCTGCTTTGAGTTCGAAAAGTGGAGAGCGTTTTGCTTATGACTCCTACAGACGTTTTCTAGATATGTTTGGAGATGTT GTAATGGGAATCCCACACTCATCATTTGAGGAGAAGTTAGAAAAGATGAGGGATGCAAAGGGAGTCAAACTTGATACTGATCTAACAGCCCATGATCTCAAAGAGCTAGTGGAGCAATACAAGAATGTCTACCTTGAAGCTACTGGTGAAGAGTTTCCTTCAG ATCCAAAGAAGCAACTGCAGTTAGCCGTTGAAGCAGTTTTTGATTCTTGGGACAGCCCTAGGGCCATTAAGTATCGTAGCATCAATCAAATTACTGGCTTAAAAGGAACTGCAGTAAACATTCAATGCATGGTATTCGGTAATATGGGGAATACTTCAGGAACAGGTGTTCTGTTCACTAGAAATCCAAGCACTGGTGAAAAGAAGCTATATGGGGAGTTTCTAATTAATGCTCAG GGAGAGGATGTAGTTGCTGGAATTAGAACACCAGAAGACTTGTGTACCATGAAAAATTGCATGCCTGAAGCTTACAAGGAACTTGTGGAGAATTGTGAAATTCTAGAGCGCCATTACAAAGATATGatg GATATTGAGTTCACAGTTCAAGAAAATAGGTTGTGGATGTTGCAATGCCGATCTGGAAAGCGCACTGGTAAAGGTGCAGTAAAGATAGCAGTGGAAATGGTTAATGAAGGGCTTGTTGATAGTCACTCTGCAATTAAGATGGTGGAGCCGCAGCATCTGGATCAACTTCTTCATCCTCAG TTTGAGGATCCATCTGCGTACAAGGACAAAGTAATTGCAACAGGCTTGCCTGCTTCTCCAGGGGCAGCAGTGGGGCAGATTGTGTTTAGTGCTGATGATGCCGAAGCATGGCATGCGCAGGGAAAAAGTGTCATTTTG GTAAGGATGGAAACAAGCCCAGAGGATGTTGGCGGCATGCATGCGGCTACAGGAATATTGACAGCTAGAGGTGGTATGACATCTCATGCTGCTGTTGTAGCGCGGGGTTGGGGAAAATGTTGTGTTTCTGGCTGCTCTGATATTCGTGTAAATGATTCtgagaag GTTGTTGTAGTTGGGGATATGGTGATTAATGAAGGAGAATGGATCTCACTCAATGGGTCTACAGGTGAAGTGATATTGGGAAAACAACCATTATCTCCTCCAGCTCTAAGCGGTGACTTAGAGACATTTATGTGTTGGGCTGATGAAATAAGACGGATCAAG GTTATGGCGAATGCTGATACTCCTGAAGATGCGCTAACAGCAAGAAATAATGGTGCACAAGGAATAGGACTTTGTAGGACAGAGCATATG TTCTTTGCTTCTGATGAGAGAATAAAGGCTGTGAGAAAGATGATAATGGCAGTTACTCCAGAGCAGAGGAAGGCAGCACTAGACATTTTACTACCTTATCAAAGATCAGACTTTGAGGGAATTTTTCGTGCAATGGATG GCCTTCCAGTAACAATCCGACTCTTGGACCCTCCACTTCATGAATTTCTTCCAGAAGGTGACCTGGAACAAATTGTACGTGAACTAACTATTGAGACTGGCATGACTGAAGATGAAGTTCTCTCAAGAATCGAGAAATTATCGGAAGTAAATCCTATGCTTGGTTTCCGAGGCTGCAG GCTAGGGTTATCATACCCAGAACTCACTGAAATGCAAGCACGAGCAATCTTTCAGGCTGCAGTCTTAATGAGCAACCAGGGTGTTACAGTTCTTCCTGAGATAATGGTTCCCCTTATTGGAACATCTCAG GAATTAGGACATCAAGTGACTTTAATACGCAGTATTGCAAACAAAGTGTTCTCTGAGATGGGTGTCACATTAAGCTATAAGGTGGGGACTATGATTGAGATTCCTAGAGCTGCTCTGGTTGCAGATGAG ATTGCAAAGATAGCAGAATTCTTTTCCTTTGGAACAAATGATCTCACACAAATGACATTTGGGTATAGTCGAGATGATGTTGGCAAGTTTCTCCCCATATACCTATCCAAAGGCATTTTGCAAAGTGATCCATTTGAG GTACTTGATCAGAAAGGCGTAGGCCAACTAATCAAGATGGCAACAGAAAAGGGCCGTGCAGCTAGGCCTAGCTTAAAG GTTGGAATATGTGGAGAGCATGGTGGGGAGCCTTCATCAGTTGCATTCTTTGCAGAGGCTGGACTAGATTATGTTTCATGTTCTCCATTCAG ggTTCCTATTGCAAGGTTAGCAGCAGCACAAGTTGTTGTCTGA
- the LOC110664828 gene encoding pyruvate, phosphate dikinase, chloroplastic isoform X1, producing MSSAMRGIFIRTARDFGNNQSLLKKNYVDQSDLLFRANRSILRFSNEFANSKSNRFFDQPLQGRIRAQVLTPVSDPTAPTTKKRVFTFGKGRSEGNKSMKSLLGGKGANLAEMASIGLSVPPGLTISTEACQEYQQKGKKLPEGLWEEILEGLQSVEEDMGASLGDPSKPLLLSVRSGAAISMPGMMDTVLNLGLNDEVAAALSSKSGERFAYDSYRRFLDMFGDVVMGIPHSSFEEKLEKMRDAKGVKLDTDLTAHDLKELVEQYKNVYLEATGEEFPSDPKKQLQLAVEAVFDSWDSPRAIKYRSINQITGLKGTAVNIQCMVFGNMGNTSGTGVLFTRNPSTGEKKLYGEFLINAQGEDVVAGIRTPEDLCTMKNCMPEAYKELVENCEILERHYKDMMDIEFTVQENRLWMLQCRSGKRTGKGAVKIAVEMVNEGLVDSHSAIKMVEPQHLDQLLHPQFEDPSAYKDKVIATGLPASPGAAVGQIVFSADDAEAWHAQGKSVILVRMETSPEDVGGMHAATGILTARGGMTSHAAVVARGWGKCCVSGCSDIRVNDSEKVVVVGDMVINEGEWISLNGSTGEVILGKQPLSPPALSGDLETFMCWADEIRRIKVMANADTPEDALTARNNGAQGIGLCRTEHMVIISLIIRPSKTNSGLNLFVFSMIYGGIFQFFASDERIKAVRKMIMAVTPEQRKAALDILLPYQRSDFEGIFRAMDGLPVTIRLLDPPLHEFLPEGDLEQIVRELTIETGMTEDEVLSRIEKLSEVNPMLGFRGCRLGLSYPELTEMQARAIFQAAVLMSNQGVTVLPEIMVPLIGTSQELGHQVTLIRSIANKVFSEMGVTLSYKVGTMIEIPRAALVADEIAKIAEFFSFGTNDLTQMTFGYSRDDVGKFLPIYLSKGILQSDPFEVLDQKGVGQLIKMATEKGRAARPSLKVGICGEHGGEPSSVAFFAEAGLDYVSCSPFRVPIARLAAAQVVV from the exons ATGTCGTCGGCGATGAGAGGAATATTTATCAGGACGGCGCGGGATTTTGGTAATAATCAGAGCTTATTGAAGAAGAATTATGTGGATCAGAGTGATCTTCTTTTTCGAGCAAACCGTTCGATTTTGCGCTTTTCTAATGAGTTCGCAAATTCCAAGAGCAACAGATTCTTCGACCAACCTTTACAAGGTAGAATCCGAGCACAAGTTCTCACTCCGGTATCGGACCCGACAGCACCGACGACCAAAAAG CGAGTATTTACTTTTGGCAAAGGAAGGAGCGAAGGCAACAAGAGCATGAAGTCCTTG TTGGGAGGGAAGGGAGCAAACCTAGCAGAGATGGCAAGCATTGGGTTATCAGTGCCACCTGGACTTACCATATCAACAGAAGCATGCCAAGAATATCAGCAGAAAGGGAAAAAATTGCCAGAAGGTTTGTGGGAGGAGATATTGGAAGGTTTGCAGAGTGTTGAAGAAGACATGGGAGCTAGCCTTGGTGACCCTTCTAAGCCTCTGCTCCTCTCTGTTCGCTCTGGTGCAGCG ATCTCTATGCCTGGCATGATGGACACTGTCCTTAATCTTGGATTAAATGATGAAGTGGCTGCTGCTTTGAGTTCGAAAAGTGGAGAGCGTTTTGCTTATGACTCCTACAGACGTTTTCTAGATATGTTTGGAGATGTT GTAATGGGAATCCCACACTCATCATTTGAGGAGAAGTTAGAAAAGATGAGGGATGCAAAGGGAGTCAAACTTGATACTGATCTAACAGCCCATGATCTCAAAGAGCTAGTGGAGCAATACAAGAATGTCTACCTTGAAGCTACTGGTGAAGAGTTTCCTTCAG ATCCAAAGAAGCAACTGCAGTTAGCCGTTGAAGCAGTTTTTGATTCTTGGGACAGCCCTAGGGCCATTAAGTATCGTAGCATCAATCAAATTACTGGCTTAAAAGGAACTGCAGTAAACATTCAATGCATGGTATTCGGTAATATGGGGAATACTTCAGGAACAGGTGTTCTGTTCACTAGAAATCCAAGCACTGGTGAAAAGAAGCTATATGGGGAGTTTCTAATTAATGCTCAG GGAGAGGATGTAGTTGCTGGAATTAGAACACCAGAAGACTTGTGTACCATGAAAAATTGCATGCCTGAAGCTTACAAGGAACTTGTGGAGAATTGTGAAATTCTAGAGCGCCATTACAAAGATATGatg GATATTGAGTTCACAGTTCAAGAAAATAGGTTGTGGATGTTGCAATGCCGATCTGGAAAGCGCACTGGTAAAGGTGCAGTAAAGATAGCAGTGGAAATGGTTAATGAAGGGCTTGTTGATAGTCACTCTGCAATTAAGATGGTGGAGCCGCAGCATCTGGATCAACTTCTTCATCCTCAG TTTGAGGATCCATCTGCGTACAAGGACAAAGTAATTGCAACAGGCTTGCCTGCTTCTCCAGGGGCAGCAGTGGGGCAGATTGTGTTTAGTGCTGATGATGCCGAAGCATGGCATGCGCAGGGAAAAAGTGTCATTTTG GTAAGGATGGAAACAAGCCCAGAGGATGTTGGCGGCATGCATGCGGCTACAGGAATATTGACAGCTAGAGGTGGTATGACATCTCATGCTGCTGTTGTAGCGCGGGGTTGGGGAAAATGTTGTGTTTCTGGCTGCTCTGATATTCGTGTAAATGATTCtgagaag GTTGTTGTAGTTGGGGATATGGTGATTAATGAAGGAGAATGGATCTCACTCAATGGGTCTACAGGTGAAGTGATATTGGGAAAACAACCATTATCTCCTCCAGCTCTAAGCGGTGACTTAGAGACATTTATGTGTTGGGCTGATGAAATAAGACGGATCAAG GTTATGGCGAATGCTGATACTCCTGAAGATGCGCTAACAGCAAGAAATAATGGTGCACAAGGAATAGGACTTTGTAGGACAGAGCATATGGTAATTATTTCACTCATCATCAGGCCGAGCAAAACAA ATTCAGGTTTAAATTTATTTGTTTTTTCAATGATCTATGGTGGGATATTCCAGTTCTTTGCTTCTGATGAGAGAATAAAGGCTGTGAGAAAGATGATAATGGCAGTTACTCCAGAGCAGAGGAAGGCAGCACTAGACATTTTACTACCTTATCAAAGATCAGACTTTGAGGGAATTTTTCGTGCAATGGATG GCCTTCCAGTAACAATCCGACTCTTGGACCCTCCACTTCATGAATTTCTTCCAGAAGGTGACCTGGAACAAATTGTACGTGAACTAACTATTGAGACTGGCATGACTGAAGATGAAGTTCTCTCAAGAATCGAGAAATTATCGGAAGTAAATCCTATGCTTGGTTTCCGAGGCTGCAG GCTAGGGTTATCATACCCAGAACTCACTGAAATGCAAGCACGAGCAATCTTTCAGGCTGCAGTCTTAATGAGCAACCAGGGTGTTACAGTTCTTCCTGAGATAATGGTTCCCCTTATTGGAACATCTCAG GAATTAGGACATCAAGTGACTTTAATACGCAGTATTGCAAACAAAGTGTTCTCTGAGATGGGTGTCACATTAAGCTATAAGGTGGGGACTATGATTGAGATTCCTAGAGCTGCTCTGGTTGCAGATGAG ATTGCAAAGATAGCAGAATTCTTTTCCTTTGGAACAAATGATCTCACACAAATGACATTTGGGTATAGTCGAGATGATGTTGGCAAGTTTCTCCCCATATACCTATCCAAAGGCATTTTGCAAAGTGATCCATTTGAG GTACTTGATCAGAAAGGCGTAGGCCAACTAATCAAGATGGCAACAGAAAAGGGCCGTGCAGCTAGGCCTAGCTTAAAG GTTGGAATATGTGGAGAGCATGGTGGGGAGCCTTCATCAGTTGCATTCTTTGCAGAGGCTGGACTAGATTATGTTTCATGTTCTCCATTCAG ggTTCCTATTGCAAGGTTAGCAGCAGCACAAGTTGTTGTCTGA
- the LOC110664828 gene encoding pyruvate, phosphate dikinase, chloroplastic isoform X2, with the protein MSSAMRGIFIRTARDFGNNQSLLKKNYVDQSDLLFRANRSILRFSNEFANSKSNRFFDQPLQGRIRAQVLTPVSDPTAPTTKKRVFTFGKGRSEGNKSMKSLLGGKGANLAEMASIGLSVPPGLTISTEACQEYQQKGKKLPEGLWEEILEGLQSVEEDMGASLGDPSKPLLLSVRSGAAISMPGMMDTVLNLGLNDEVAAALSSKSGERFAYDSYRRFLDMFGDVVMGIPHSSFEEKLEKMRDAKGVKLDTDLTAHDLKELVEQYKNVYLEATGEEFPSDPKKQLQLAVEAVFDSWDSPRAIKYRSINQITGLKGTAVNIQCMVFGNMGNTSGTGVLFTRNPSTGEKKLYGEFLINAQGEDVVAGIRTPEDLCTMKNCMPEAYKELVENCEILERHYKDMMDIEFTVQENRLWMLQCRSGKRTGKGAVKIAVEMVNEGLVDSHSAIKMVEPQHLDQLLHPQFEDPSAYKDKVIATGLPASPGAAVGQIVFSADDAEAWHAQGKSVILVRMETSPEDVGGMHAATGILTARGGMTSHAAVVARGWGKCCVSGCSDIRVVVVGDMVINEGEWISLNGSTGEVILGKQPLSPPALSGDLETFMCWADEIRRIKVMANADTPEDALTARNNGAQGIGLCRTEHMVIISLIIRPSKTNSGLNLFVFSMIYGGIFQFFASDERIKAVRKMIMAVTPEQRKAALDILLPYQRSDFEGIFRAMDGLPVTIRLLDPPLHEFLPEGDLEQIVRELTIETGMTEDEVLSRIEKLSEVNPMLGFRGCRLGLSYPELTEMQARAIFQAAVLMSNQGVTVLPEIMVPLIGTSQELGHQVTLIRSIANKVFSEMGVTLSYKVGTMIEIPRAALVADEIAKIAEFFSFGTNDLTQMTFGYSRDDVGKFLPIYLSKGILQSDPFEVLDQKGVGQLIKMATEKGRAARPSLKVGICGEHGGEPSSVAFFAEAGLDYVSCSPFRVPIARLAAAQVVV; encoded by the exons ATGTCGTCGGCGATGAGAGGAATATTTATCAGGACGGCGCGGGATTTTGGTAATAATCAGAGCTTATTGAAGAAGAATTATGTGGATCAGAGTGATCTTCTTTTTCGAGCAAACCGTTCGATTTTGCGCTTTTCTAATGAGTTCGCAAATTCCAAGAGCAACAGATTCTTCGACCAACCTTTACAAGGTAGAATCCGAGCACAAGTTCTCACTCCGGTATCGGACCCGACAGCACCGACGACCAAAAAG CGAGTATTTACTTTTGGCAAAGGAAGGAGCGAAGGCAACAAGAGCATGAAGTCCTTG TTGGGAGGGAAGGGAGCAAACCTAGCAGAGATGGCAAGCATTGGGTTATCAGTGCCACCTGGACTTACCATATCAACAGAAGCATGCCAAGAATATCAGCAGAAAGGGAAAAAATTGCCAGAAGGTTTGTGGGAGGAGATATTGGAAGGTTTGCAGAGTGTTGAAGAAGACATGGGAGCTAGCCTTGGTGACCCTTCTAAGCCTCTGCTCCTCTCTGTTCGCTCTGGTGCAGCG ATCTCTATGCCTGGCATGATGGACACTGTCCTTAATCTTGGATTAAATGATGAAGTGGCTGCTGCTTTGAGTTCGAAAAGTGGAGAGCGTTTTGCTTATGACTCCTACAGACGTTTTCTAGATATGTTTGGAGATGTT GTAATGGGAATCCCACACTCATCATTTGAGGAGAAGTTAGAAAAGATGAGGGATGCAAAGGGAGTCAAACTTGATACTGATCTAACAGCCCATGATCTCAAAGAGCTAGTGGAGCAATACAAGAATGTCTACCTTGAAGCTACTGGTGAAGAGTTTCCTTCAG ATCCAAAGAAGCAACTGCAGTTAGCCGTTGAAGCAGTTTTTGATTCTTGGGACAGCCCTAGGGCCATTAAGTATCGTAGCATCAATCAAATTACTGGCTTAAAAGGAACTGCAGTAAACATTCAATGCATGGTATTCGGTAATATGGGGAATACTTCAGGAACAGGTGTTCTGTTCACTAGAAATCCAAGCACTGGTGAAAAGAAGCTATATGGGGAGTTTCTAATTAATGCTCAG GGAGAGGATGTAGTTGCTGGAATTAGAACACCAGAAGACTTGTGTACCATGAAAAATTGCATGCCTGAAGCTTACAAGGAACTTGTGGAGAATTGTGAAATTCTAGAGCGCCATTACAAAGATATGatg GATATTGAGTTCACAGTTCAAGAAAATAGGTTGTGGATGTTGCAATGCCGATCTGGAAAGCGCACTGGTAAAGGTGCAGTAAAGATAGCAGTGGAAATGGTTAATGAAGGGCTTGTTGATAGTCACTCTGCAATTAAGATGGTGGAGCCGCAGCATCTGGATCAACTTCTTCATCCTCAG TTTGAGGATCCATCTGCGTACAAGGACAAAGTAATTGCAACAGGCTTGCCTGCTTCTCCAGGGGCAGCAGTGGGGCAGATTGTGTTTAGTGCTGATGATGCCGAAGCATGGCATGCGCAGGGAAAAAGTGTCATTTTG GTAAGGATGGAAACAAGCCCAGAGGATGTTGGCGGCATGCATGCGGCTACAGGAATATTGACAGCTAGAGGTGGTATGACATCTCATGCTGCTGTTGTAGCGCGGGGTTGGGGAAAATGTTGTGTTTCTGGCTGCTCTGATATTCGT GTTGTTGTAGTTGGGGATATGGTGATTAATGAAGGAGAATGGATCTCACTCAATGGGTCTACAGGTGAAGTGATATTGGGAAAACAACCATTATCTCCTCCAGCTCTAAGCGGTGACTTAGAGACATTTATGTGTTGGGCTGATGAAATAAGACGGATCAAG GTTATGGCGAATGCTGATACTCCTGAAGATGCGCTAACAGCAAGAAATAATGGTGCACAAGGAATAGGACTTTGTAGGACAGAGCATATGGTAATTATTTCACTCATCATCAGGCCGAGCAAAACAA ATTCAGGTTTAAATTTATTTGTTTTTTCAATGATCTATGGTGGGATATTCCAGTTCTTTGCTTCTGATGAGAGAATAAAGGCTGTGAGAAAGATGATAATGGCAGTTACTCCAGAGCAGAGGAAGGCAGCACTAGACATTTTACTACCTTATCAAAGATCAGACTTTGAGGGAATTTTTCGTGCAATGGATG GCCTTCCAGTAACAATCCGACTCTTGGACCCTCCACTTCATGAATTTCTTCCAGAAGGTGACCTGGAACAAATTGTACGTGAACTAACTATTGAGACTGGCATGACTGAAGATGAAGTTCTCTCAAGAATCGAGAAATTATCGGAAGTAAATCCTATGCTTGGTTTCCGAGGCTGCAG GCTAGGGTTATCATACCCAGAACTCACTGAAATGCAAGCACGAGCAATCTTTCAGGCTGCAGTCTTAATGAGCAACCAGGGTGTTACAGTTCTTCCTGAGATAATGGTTCCCCTTATTGGAACATCTCAG GAATTAGGACATCAAGTGACTTTAATACGCAGTATTGCAAACAAAGTGTTCTCTGAGATGGGTGTCACATTAAGCTATAAGGTGGGGACTATGATTGAGATTCCTAGAGCTGCTCTGGTTGCAGATGAG ATTGCAAAGATAGCAGAATTCTTTTCCTTTGGAACAAATGATCTCACACAAATGACATTTGGGTATAGTCGAGATGATGTTGGCAAGTTTCTCCCCATATACCTATCCAAAGGCATTTTGCAAAGTGATCCATTTGAG GTACTTGATCAGAAAGGCGTAGGCCAACTAATCAAGATGGCAACAGAAAAGGGCCGTGCAGCTAGGCCTAGCTTAAAG GTTGGAATATGTGGAGAGCATGGTGGGGAGCCTTCATCAGTTGCATTCTTTGCAGAGGCTGGACTAGATTATGTTTCATGTTCTCCATTCAG ggTTCCTATTGCAAGGTTAGCAGCAGCACAAGTTGTTGTCTGA